A stretch of the Bacillota bacterium genome encodes the following:
- a CDS encoding DUF2284 domain-containing protein: MDELTKYTATALALGFTAAVPFNCSIMECKPEIRALCTPQKCQNYGKSWVCPPGCGDLEMCAEQISRFKRGILLQSKSILEDSSDHELMVQLVERHNQRLEEFCAFIRSEHSDVLLLSTGGCGLCECCTYPDASCRKPEERKGSLSAFGIDVGELCKRAGLDYTFVSGTLILVGCVLID, translated from the coding sequence ATGGACGAACTGACTAAATACACGGCCACGGCGCTAGCGCTCGGCTTTACCGCGGCTGTACCCTTCAATTGCAGCATCATGGAGTGCAAGCCGGAGATCCGTGCACTTTGCACACCGCAAAAATGCCAAAACTATGGCAAAAGTTGGGTATGTCCGCCCGGCTGCGGCGATCTTGAAATGTGTGCCGAGCAAATATCCAGATTCAAAAGAGGCATACTCCTGCAAAGCAAGAGCATTCTGGAGGACAGCAGCGACCATGAGCTTATGGTGCAACTTGTTGAGCGGCACAATCAAAGGCTAGAGGAGTTCTGCGCCTTCATCCGCAGTGAGCATTCGGATGTGCTGCTTCTTTCAACCGGAGGCTGTGGGTTATGTGAATGCTGTACATATCCGGACGCGTCCTGCCGCAAGCCCGAAGAACGTAAAGGCTCTTTGTCCGCTTTCGGCATCGACGTGGGGGAGCTGTGCAAAAGGGCGGGACTGGACTACACATTCGTCTCTGGCACCCTCATACTCGTCGGCTGCGTACTAATCGATTAA